One window from the genome of Cricetulus griseus strain 17A/GY chromosome 2, alternate assembly CriGri-PICRH-1.0, whole genome shotgun sequence encodes:
- the LOC100772841 gene encoding olfactory receptor 2A12 translates to MWMIPGQNQSWVSEFILLGFSSDPTTNSILFAVFLLIYLSSVMGNGLIIMLVCMDTQLHTPMYFFLCILSLLDVGYVTTTMPQMLVHLLADSQTISFAGCWLQMYVFSALGINESTLFVIMAYDRYVAICHPLRYTVILNWELCIWLAAGTWFCGFFFSLLHTFFTMSLPYCGPNRVNHYFCEGPSVRSLACMDTHIIEMVDLVLSVFVVVTPISLIVASYIHIAKAILKIKSTQARSKAFSTCASHLTVVTFFYGPATYIYMRPNSSYSPERDKQISLFYNAFTALLNPVVYSLRNKDIQRAFLKVMGHRRVDC, encoded by the coding sequence ATGTGGATGATTCCAGGACAGAACCAAAGTTGGGTTTCTGAGTTTATCCTGCTTGGCTTCTCCAGTGACCCCACAACCAACAGCATCCTCTTCGCTGTGTTCCTTCTCATCTACCTGAGCTCCGTCATGGGCAATGGGCTCATCATCATGCTGGTCTGCATGGACACACAGCTGCACAcgcccatgtacttcttcctctgcATCCTCTCTCTGTTGGATGTTGGCTATGTCACCACCACCATGCCCCAGATGTTGGTGCATCTTCTTGCTGACTCTCAGACCATCTCctttgctggctgctggctgcagaTGTATGTGTTTAGTGCCCTGGGTATAAATGAGAGCACCTTATTTGTTATCATGGCTTATGACAGATATGTGGCCATTTGCCACCCACTTCGTTATACTGTCATCCTCAACTGGGAACTCTGCATATGGTTGGCAGCTGGGACGTGgttctgtggtttctttttctctttgctacATACTTTTTTTACCATGAGTTTGCCATATTGTGGGCCTAACAGGGTTAACCACTACTTTTGTGAAGGTCCTTCAGTGCGTAGCCTGGCTTGCATGGATACCCACATCATTGAGATGGTGGACCTAGTCTTGAGTGTTTTTGTGGTTGTTACTCCAATTTCCCTCATTGTGGCCTCCTACATTCACATTGCCAAGGCAATTCTCAAGATCAAGTCCACCCAGGCCCGCAGCAAGGCTTTCTCTACCTGTGCATCCCACCTGACTGTGGTCACATTCTTCTATGGTCCAGCCACTTACATCTACATGAGGCCCAACTCCAGCTACTCCCCTGAGCGAGACAAGCAGATCTCACTCTTTTACAATGCCTTCACAGCCTTGCTCAACCCTGTGGTCTACAGTCTGAGAAACAAAGACATCCAGAGGGCATTTCTCAAGGTGATGGGACATAGAAGGGTGGATTGCTGA